A DNA window from bacterium contains the following coding sequences:
- the gyrA gene encoding DNA gyrase subunit A, whose protein sequence is MTKHPDDSTLDLPLNGNGRERVMPINVEDEMRESYINYSMSVIVSRALPDVRDGLKPVHRRVLFGMMELGVGAGRPFKKCARIVGDVMGKYHPHGDQAIYDTLVRMVQDFSLRYPLVEGQGNFGSVDGDGAAAMRYTEARMNRLSEEMLADIDKDTVDFVPNYDETLKVPNVLPSKLPNLLVNGSDGIAVGMATRIPPHNLREVLDAAIAMIDNPAVTIQELMRLVIAPDFPTGGIIFGRQGVYDAYTTGRGRLVVRAKANVEEPDRHGVRTRIVVTEIPYQVNKARLIETIVNHVNDKKIEGIADIRDESDRDGMRLVLELKRESVPDVVLSQLFKHTPMQDTYGIIMLALVKGVPRVLTLREMIEYYLDHRHEVVYRRTQFDLKQARDRMHVLEGLKIAVDNIDEVIEIIRNASSTEVANAELRAAFQLTEVQAKAILDMRLARLTGLERQKLENEIKELRTRIEELILLAESRERRMAVVRGELVELREKYGDERRTEVVDETADVSLEDMIAPEDMVVTISHGGYIKRFPVSGFRKQGRGGRGSQGATTREEDFIEHLFVASTHDYILFFTDKGRCYWLKVYLIPQLGRGTRGKALVNLIERSAEEKVRAFVTVKEFRDDRYILMCTKNGTVKKSALSDFSNPRSSGIIALNIAEGDELIEAALTDGTNEVIIGTTEGKAVRFAESDARSMGRAATGVKGVNLKATAHAVGMIVVHENSSILTVTENGYGKRSAVEDFRLTKRGAGGVLALKTTPKTGAMIAIKEVAESDDLIIITSNGVVIRQSMADIREMGRVTQGVRLIRLDTGDKIGDVAKIVTEEVEEMELGETASEG, encoded by the coding sequence ATGACCAAACACCCTGACGACTCCACCCTCGATCTTCCGCTGAACGGCAACGGACGCGAGCGCGTCATGCCCATCAACGTCGAAGACGAGATGCGAGAATCCTACATCAACTATTCCATGTCGGTCATCGTATCGCGCGCGCTGCCCGACGTCCGCGACGGCCTCAAGCCCGTCCATCGCCGCGTTCTCTTCGGTATGATGGAACTCGGCGTCGGCGCGGGCCGGCCGTTTAAAAAGTGCGCGCGCATCGTCGGCGACGTCATGGGAAAGTACCACCCCCACGGCGATCAGGCGATCTACGACACGCTGGTGCGCATGGTGCAGGATTTCTCGCTTCGCTATCCGCTCGTCGAAGGACAGGGCAACTTCGGCTCGGTGGACGGCGACGGCGCGGCGGCGATGCGCTACACCGAAGCGCGTATGAACCGCCTCTCCGAGGAGATGCTGGCCGACATTGACAAGGACACCGTGGATTTCGTCCCCAACTACGACGAAACCCTGAAGGTTCCCAACGTCCTGCCGTCCAAGCTGCCAAATCTTTTGGTGAACGGATCGGACGGCATCGCCGTCGGCATGGCCACCCGCATCCCGCCGCACAATCTGCGCGAGGTACTCGATGCCGCTATTGCGATGATTGACAATCCGGCCGTCACCATCCAAGAGCTCATGCGCCTCGTGATCGCGCCGGATTTCCCGACCGGCGGAATCATCTTCGGCAGGCAAGGCGTGTACGACGCCTATACCACCGGCCGCGGCCGCCTGGTCGTGCGCGCGAAAGCCAACGTCGAAGAGCCGGATCGTCACGGCGTGCGCACGCGCATCGTCGTTACCGAGATTCCGTATCAGGTCAACAAAGCGCGGCTCATCGAAACGATCGTCAACCACGTCAACGATAAGAAGATCGAAGGTATCGCCGACATTCGCGACGAGTCCGACCGCGACGGCATGCGGCTCGTTCTCGAACTCAAGCGCGAATCCGTGCCCGACGTGGTGCTCTCGCAGCTCTTCAAGCACACCCCCATGCAGGACACCTACGGCATTATCATGCTGGCCTTGGTGAAGGGCGTGCCGCGGGTGCTGACGCTGCGCGAAATGATCGAGTACTACCTCGATCACCGCCACGAGGTTGTTTACCGTCGCACGCAGTTCGATCTAAAGCAGGCCCGCGATCGCATGCACGTGCTCGAGGGCCTCAAGATCGCGGTGGACAACATTGACGAAGTCATCGAGATCATCCGCAACGCTTCCTCGACGGAAGTGGCCAACGCCGAACTTCGCGCGGCGTTCCAATTGACGGAAGTGCAGGCTAAGGCCATTCTCGATATGCGCCTGGCTCGTCTGACGGGACTCGAGCGGCAAAAACTTGAGAACGAAATCAAGGAGCTGCGGACGCGAATCGAAGAGCTGATACTGCTCGCGGAATCGCGCGAACGCCGCATGGCGGTGGTGCGCGGCGAGCTGGTGGAATTGCGCGAGAAGTACGGCGACGAGCGACGGACGGAGGTGGTGGACGAAACCGCCGACGTTTCACTCGAGGATATGATCGCTCCCGAAGATATGGTGGTGACGATTTCCCACGGGGGCTACATCAAGCGCTTCCCGGTCTCGGGTTTCCGCAAGCAGGGTCGCGGGGGTCGCGGCAGTCAGGGAGCGACCACCCGCGAAGAGGACTTCATCGAGCATCTGTTTGTGGCTTCCACGCACGACTACATTCTCTTCTTCACCGACAAAGGTCGCTGCTACTGGCTGAAAGTCTATCTGATTCCGCAGCTCGGCCGCGGCACGCGCGGCAAAGCCCTCGTCAATCTCATCGAACGCAGCGCTGAGGAAAAAGTCCGGGCCTTCGTGACGGTGAAGGAATTCCGCGATGATCGCTATATCCTAATGTGCACCAAGAACGGTACGGTGAAGAAATCGGCGCTCTCCGATTTCTCCAATCCGCGTTCATCGGGGATCATCGCGCTGAATATCGCCGAGGGCGACGAGCTCATCGAGGCCGCGCTCACCGACGGCACCAACGAAGTCATCATCGGGACCACCGAGGGCAAGGCCGTTCGTTTCGCCGAGAGCGACGCGCGGTCGATGGGCCGCGCAGCCACCGGCGTGAAAGGCGTGAACCTCAAGGCCACGGCTCACGCCGTGGGTATGATCGTCGTGCACGAAAACTCTTCGATTCTGACCGTGACCGAAAACGGTTACGGCAAGCGCTCGGCGGTGGAGGACTTCCGCCTCACCAAACGCGGCGCGGGCGGCGTGCTCGCACTGAAAACCACCCCCAAAACCGGTGCGATGATCGCCATCAAGGAAGTGGCCGAGAGCGACGACCTCATCATCATTACCTCGAATGGCGTGGTGATTCGTCAGAGCATGGCCGACATCCGCGAGATGGGCCGGGTCACGCAGGGCGTCCGCCTGATCCGCCTCGACACCGGCGACAAGATCGGCGACGTTGCCAAGATCGTCACCGAGGAAGTGGAGGAAATGGAGCTCGGCGAAACGGCGTCGGAAGGATAA
- a CDS encoding alkaline phosphatase — MKRLSMVILTVALACNVAYAQCGMKNVIIMVADGWGYNQVLAAECFNGARQVYEEFPIRLAMSTYSYDGWGYDSAQAWADFLYVMLGWTDSASSATAMSTGVKIHDGQINVDPVTEAALFTTLQQAEELGKVTGVVTSVPLSHATPAGWTAHDTYRGNYSAIAVEMIDSSNCEVVMGCGHPLYNNDCTLDGNVTESDYDYVGGSAKWAQLVAGMAGQASGHPYPWTLIDNKLDFVDLATDPNPPPRVIGVPRARTTLQQARPTVIGEGGNGTALPYSAARNNCVPTLAEMSRAALNVLRHADDMNNGIFLMIEG; from the coding sequence ATGAAAAGGCTCTCGATGGTTATCCTCACGGTGGCGCTTGCATGTAACGTTGCGTACGCCCAGTGTGGCATGAAGAACGTGATTATCATGGTGGCCGACGGCTGGGGCTACAACCAAGTTCTGGCTGCCGAATGCTTCAACGGTGCGCGGCAAGTTTACGAGGAATTTCCGATTCGCCTCGCCATGAGCACCTATTCCTACGACGGTTGGGGCTACGATTCCGCTCAGGCGTGGGCGGATTTCCTGTATGTGATGCTGGGCTGGACGGATTCGGCCTCTTCCGCCACCGCCATGTCCACCGGAGTGAAAATCCACGACGGCCAGATCAATGTGGATCCCGTGACGGAAGCGGCGCTCTTTACGACGCTTCAGCAGGCGGAAGAACTCGGCAAAGTGACGGGCGTTGTGACCAGCGTTCCGCTCTCACATGCCACTCCCGCCGGGTGGACGGCCCATGATACCTATCGCGGCAACTACTCCGCCATCGCCGTCGAGATGATTGACAGCAGCAATTGCGAAGTCGTCATGGGTTGTGGTCATCCGCTCTACAACAATGACTGCACGCTCGACGGAAACGTTACCGAAAGCGACTACGACTACGTGGGCGGCTCGGCCAAGTGGGCGCAGCTGGTGGCGGGAATGGCCGGGCAGGCGAGTGGTCATCCCTATCCGTGGACGCTGATTGATAATAAATTGGATTTCGTTGATCTGGCTACCGATCCAAATCCTCCGCCGCGCGTGATTGGAGTGCCGCGCGCCCGCACCACGCTCCAGCAGGCTCGCCCGACCGTTATCGGCGAAGGAGGCAACGGAACGGCGTTACCCTACAGCGCCGCGCGAAACAACTGCGTGCCTACGCTTGCCGAAATGTCCCGCGCGGCTTTGAACGTGCTCCGTCATGCCGATGATATGAACAACGGTATCTTTCTCATGATCGAGGGCG
- a CDS encoding DUF1572 domain-containing protein, protein MPDPGQHFLRKSAAVLQGELLPKIKEAVELLSDQEIWAREGDATNCVGNLLLHLEGNVRQHIISGVGGATDARNRPLEFAARGGLSKEALLNKLEETVAEAAGVLEMLDPAHLLDERMVQNKNIVLQDDILHVVEHFAYHAGQIILIAKTLKQHDFGWYKYLDS, encoded by the coding sequence ATGCCCGATCCCGGCCAACACTTTCTTCGCAAATCCGCCGCCGTTCTGCAGGGCGAACTTCTGCCCAAGATCAAAGAGGCGGTCGAGCTGCTCTCCGATCAGGAAATCTGGGCGCGCGAGGGCGACGCAACCAACTGCGTCGGCAATCTGCTCTTGCACCTCGAAGGCAACGTCCGCCAGCACATCATTTCGGGCGTCGGCGGCGCGACGGACGCGCGCAACCGCCCACTGGAGTTTGCCGCGCGCGGGGGATTATCGAAAGAGGCGCTGCTGAACAAACTCGAAGAAACCGTGGCTGAAGCGGCCGGTGTTCTGGAAATGCTCGATCCCGCACATCTCCTCGACGAGCGCATGGTCCAGAATAAGAACATCGTGCTCCAGGACGACATTCTCCACGTCGTCGAGCACTTCGCCTATCACGCCGGTCAGATTATCCTGATCGCCAAGACCCTCAAGCAGCACGATTTCGGGTGGTACAAATATCTTGATTCGTAG
- a CDS encoding sugar transferase — protein MPESSSDTPPRHAGERSLTASFWLPLMATLFDVAAITAASVVAYYLRFYWPLGDLYPPQWQPKVINYVLFGLALGAVYVMVSWTYKGYATRIRVPLEQEIGRILRGSLFSMGIVLAAIFFYREFEYSRLVFLLTLALVVPALIVSRAFFQRLQIACFKRGIGVQRVAIWGAGDVAAKLWQDFEKGRSQGFELVGAVGKPPTEGGVSLGDLSLLKKIVIEHDLDLLVMAPPPDQEEMMNDVMRAGEGISIEFLYCPAAVEITKSRIRVTDVGGRPILRMKTIPMAGWRYVVKRGMDFGLSALFLLCFSWLYGLIALAVRLDSGRPLFYKQRRVGMDGREFDMIKFRTMRTDAELQTGPVWAKPGDPRVTRVGRFLRRWSLDEFPQFWSVLRGDMSLVGPRPERPHFVEEFSKHIPQYLDRHRVKAGLTGWAQVCGLRGSDSTIEERTEYDLFYVENWSLWFDLRILLRTVSEVLRGRGAM, from the coding sequence ATGCCTGAATCCTCCTCCGATACTCCTCCCCGCCACGCCGGCGAGCGTTCGCTGACGGCTTCGTTCTGGCTGCCGCTCATGGCTACGCTGTTTGACGTGGCGGCGATCACCGCGGCGTCGGTGGTGGCCTACTACCTACGCTTCTACTGGCCGCTGGGCGATCTCTATCCTCCGCAGTGGCAACCGAAGGTCATCAACTACGTTCTCTTCGGTCTGGCCCTCGGCGCGGTGTACGTAATGGTGTCGTGGACCTACAAGGGCTACGCCACGCGCATTCGCGTTCCCCTCGAACAGGAAATCGGCCGCATCCTGCGCGGTTCGCTGTTCTCGATGGGCATCGTGCTGGCCGCGATTTTCTTTTATCGCGAGTTCGAGTATTCGCGGCTCGTGTTTTTGCTCACGCTCGCGCTGGTGGTTCCCGCGCTGATCGTCAGCCGCGCCTTTTTCCAGCGTCTGCAGATCGCCTGCTTCAAGCGCGGAATCGGCGTGCAGCGCGTGGCTATTTGGGGCGCGGGCGACGTGGCCGCCAAACTGTGGCAGGATTTTGAAAAGGGACGCTCACAGGGATTCGAACTGGTCGGAGCGGTCGGCAAACCGCCCACGGAGGGCGGAGTCTCCCTCGGCGACCTGTCGCTCCTCAAGAAAATCGTCATCGAACATGATCTCGATTTGCTGGTCATGGCTCCGCCGCCCGATCAGGAAGAGATGATGAACGACGTGATGCGCGCCGGCGAAGGAATCTCGATCGAATTCCTCTATTGCCCGGCGGCGGTGGAAATCACCAAATCCCGCATTCGCGTCACCGACGTCGGCGGACGGCCCATTCTGCGCATGAAAACCATCCCGATGGCTGGTTGGCGGTACGTCGTCAAGCGTGGCATGGATTTCGGTCTGTCGGCCCTGTTCCTTCTCTGCTTTTCCTGGCTCTACGGATTGATCGCTCTGGCGGTGAGACTGGATAGCGGCCGACCGCTGTTCTACAAACAACGTCGCGTGGGAATGGACGGCCGTGAGTTCGACATGATCAAGTTCCGCACCATGCGCACCGATGCCGAGCTGCAGACCGGACCGGTGTGGGCCAAGCCCGGCGATCCGCGCGTCACCCGCGTCGGCCGTTTTCTGCGTCGCTGGTCGCTGGACGAGTTCCCCCAATTTTGGAGCGTTTTGCGCGGCGATATGTCGCTGGTCGGTCCGCGTCCCGAGCGCCCTCACTTCGTCGAGGAATTCTCCAAGCACATCCCGCAATATCTGGATCGTCACCGCGTCAAGGCCGGTCTCACCGGCTGGGCACAGGTTTGCGGCCTGCGCGGCAGCGACAGCACCATCGAAGAACGCACCGAATACGATCTGTTCTACGTCGAGAATTGGAGTTTGTGGTTTGATCTCCGCATCCTGCTGCGAACGGTTTCGGAAGTTCTCCGCGGTCGCGGCGCAATGTAG
- a CDS encoding redox-sensing transcriptional repressor Rex — MPRQPSLSRTDGPKISDATVKRLSKYYRTLQNAIGQEKMTISSEEIARLNGLTAAQVRKDLSFFGAFGRRGLGYNVVDLHRNISQILGLHRTWNVCLVGAGNMGTALVHFKQFQDQGFLFKLVLDNDPHRIGTNIGDLVIEDFENCEELIKREKIRIAVVTVPGPAAQRAVDRLVAAGIKAILNFAPVTILVPPGVAVRNENMVIEIEALSYALTSKGHRGRAASATTDAS; from the coding sequence ATGCCGCGTCAGCCTTCCCTCTCCCGCACCGACGGTCCGAAAATCTCCGACGCGACCGTCAAACGGCTATCCAAGTATTATCGCACGCTGCAGAATGCCATCGGGCAGGAAAAAATGACGATCTCTTCGGAGGAGATCGCCCGGCTCAACGGTCTCACCGCCGCGCAAGTCCGCAAAGACCTCTCGTTCTTCGGGGCGTTCGGCCGGCGGGGACTCGGCTACAACGTGGTGGATCTCCACCGCAACATCAGCCAGATCCTCGGCCTCCATCGAACGTGGAACGTGTGCCTCGTGGGAGCCGGCAATATGGGCACGGCTCTCGTTCACTTCAAGCAGTTCCAGGATCAGGGATTTCTTTTCAAGCTGGTTCTCGACAATGATCCGCACCGGATCGGCACCAACATCGGCGATCTGGTGATCGAGGATTTCGAGAACTGCGAAGAGCTGATCAAGCGGGAGAAGATCCGGATTGCCGTGGTGACCGTTCCCGGCCCGGCCGCCCAGCGAGCGGTGGATCGCCTGGTGGCGGCGGGGATCAAGGCGATTCTCAACTTCGCTCCCGTGACGATTCTCGTCCCGCCCGGCGTCGCCGTCCGCAACGAGAACATGGTCATCGAGATCGAAGCCCTGTCGTACGCTCTGACCAGCAAAGGTCATCGTGGGCGCGCCGCTTCGGCGACAACGGATGCATCATAG